From Salipiger profundus, a single genomic window includes:
- a CDS encoding carbohydrate ABC transporter permease, whose protein sequence is MALHKISTGKRILTVDLPMLAILVFTLGPYLWMFITSVSDESTLFTEGPSLLNATIDNYTRLFRTVGFADNLLDSFIVAGGTVIVGLSLSVTAAYSFSRFNFRGKRILMLQFLLINMFPLVLLILPLFVVMRVLGLLDTHIALIIANSTVAIPFSIWMMVSYINGIPRSLDEAAMTDGCSRMQALRRVVLPLCLPGIIATGIYIFITSWNEYLYALTLGGREVRTITVAVQTLIGEYEVQWGLLTAGGIVGALPATVLFLLVQKRLISGLTQGAVKG, encoded by the coding sequence ATGGCCCTGCACAAGATCTCGACCGGCAAGCGCATCCTCACGGTCGACCTGCCGATGCTGGCGATCCTCGTCTTCACGCTCGGCCCCTACCTGTGGATGTTCATCACCTCGGTGAGCGACGAGTCGACGCTCTTCACCGAGGGGCCGTCGCTGCTCAACGCCACGATCGACAACTACACGCGGCTGTTCCGCACCGTGGGCTTCGCCGACAACCTGCTCGACAGCTTCATCGTCGCCGGCGGCACGGTGATCGTGGGCCTGTCGCTGAGCGTGACGGCGGCCTACTCCTTCTCGCGGTTCAACTTCCGCGGGAAGCGGATCCTGATGCTGCAGTTCCTGCTCATCAACATGTTCCCACTGGTGCTGCTCATCCTGCCGCTGTTCGTGGTGATGCGCGTGCTGGGTCTGCTCGACACCCACATCGCGCTGATCATCGCCAATTCGACCGTGGCGATCCCCTTCTCGATCTGGATGATGGTCAGCTACATCAACGGCATCCCGCGCTCGCTCGACGAGGCGGCGATGACCGACGGCTGCTCCCGCATGCAGGCGCTGCGCCGCGTGGTGCTGCCGCTCTGCCTGCCCGGCATCATCGCCACCGGCATCTACATCTTCATCACCTCCTGGAACGAGTATCTTTACGCCCTCACCCTCGGCGGACGCGAGGTCCGCACGATCACCGTCGCCGTGCAGACGCTGATCGGCGAATACGAGGTGCAATGGGGCCTGCTCACCGCCGGCGGCATCGTCGGCGCGCTCCCCGCGACCGTGCTCTTCCTCCTGGTGCAGAAACGCCTGATCTCCGGCCTGACGCAAGGCGCGGTCAAGGGCTGA
- a CDS encoding GntR family transcriptional regulator, with protein sequence MAVESFSTSSIPFGDVTPRRTSRRSHALFEALQKEIVLGSLHPEQALTEMDLAQRFACSQGTVREALMRLAEEGLVNRQPNRGTRVAPCQADDARALLHIRREVECGFLDRVVANADASLERDLHDRLNAMRNAARDGDEYALSVFDRAFHGRLFEAADLPLVAPILTRCLIHNHRYKILNAQPNRELEATAERHVPILDALATRDVAGLQELLSHHIATIVDFGPDLTDTETPE encoded by the coding sequence ATGGCCGTGGAAAGTTTCAGCACCAGCAGCATCCCGTTTGGCGACGTGACGCCGCGCCGGACCAGCCGGCGCAGCCACGCGCTGTTCGAGGCGCTGCAGAAAGAGATCGTGCTGGGCTCGCTCCATCCCGAGCAGGCGCTGACCGAGATGGACCTCGCGCAGCGCTTCGCATGCAGCCAGGGCACGGTGCGCGAAGCGCTGATGCGGCTTGCCGAAGAGGGGCTGGTGAACCGCCAACCCAACCGCGGCACACGGGTCGCGCCCTGCCAGGCCGACGATGCGCGCGCCCTGCTGCACATCCGGCGCGAGGTGGAATGCGGCTTTCTCGACCGGGTGGTCGCCAACGCGGACGCGTCGCTCGAACGCGACCTGCACGACCGCCTCAATGCCATGCGCAACGCCGCGCGCGACGGCGACGAATACGCGCTCTCGGTGTTCGACCGGGCCTTTCACGGCCGGCTGTTCGAAGCCGCCGACCTGCCGCTGGTCGCGCCGATCCTGACCCGCTGCCTGATCCACAACCACCGCTACAAGATCCTCAACGCGCAGCCCAACCGCGAGCTCGAGGCCACCGCCGAACGCCACGTCCCGATCCTCGACGCGCTGGCGACCCGCGACGTGGCCGGGCTGCAGGAGCTGCTGTCGCATCACATCGCGACCATCGTGGATTTCGGCCCCGACCTCACCGACACGGAGACGCCGGAATGA
- a CDS encoding carbohydrate ABC transporter permease gives MTDTTLSPTSVRSERTWGRTALRFGLFVLLGLFALFYLMPLFVMLTTSLKSLEEIRTGSLIALPREVTFEPWKTAWSGACTGIQCEGLRPFFWNSVMLAVPSVLISTLLGAMNGYVIAQWKFRGANLVFSLMLFGCFIPYQVVLLPMARMLGLMGIAGTIPGLMFVHVIYGLGFTTLFFRNYYVTIPEELVKAAKVDGAGFFRIFWSIFLPLSLPIVVVTVIWQFTQIWNDFLFGVSFSQAGTQPITVALNNIVNSTTGVKEYNVDMAAAIIAALPTLLVYVVAGKYFIRGLTAGSVKG, from the coding sequence ATGACTGACACAACGCTCTCTCCGACCTCCGTGCGCAGCGAGCGCACCTGGGGCCGGACCGCCCTGCGCTTCGGGCTCTTCGTGCTGCTCGGCCTGTTCGCGCTGTTCTACCTGATGCCGCTCTTCGTGATGCTCACGACCTCGCTCAAGAGCCTCGAGGAAATCCGCACCGGAAGCCTCATCGCGCTCCCGCGCGAGGTGACCTTCGAGCCGTGGAAGACCGCCTGGTCGGGCGCCTGCACCGGCATCCAGTGCGAGGGCCTGCGGCCGTTCTTCTGGAACTCGGTCATGCTGGCGGTGCCCTCGGTGCTGATCTCGACGCTGCTCGGCGCGATGAACGGCTACGTGATCGCCCAGTGGAAGTTCCGCGGCGCGAACCTCGTGTTCTCGCTGATGCTCTTCGGCTGCTTCATCCCCTACCAGGTGGTGCTGCTGCCGATGGCGCGGATGCTGGGGCTCATGGGCATCGCCGGCACCATCCCGGGCCTGATGTTCGTGCACGTGATCTACGGGCTGGGCTTCACCACGCTGTTCTTCCGCAACTACTACGTCACCATCCCGGAAGAGCTGGTGAAGGCTGCCAAGGTCGACGGCGCGGGGTTCTTCCGGATCTTCTGGTCGATCTTCCTGCCGCTGTCGCTGCCGATCGTCGTGGTCACGGTCATCTGGCAGTTCACGCAGATCTGGAACGACTTCCTGTTCGGCGTGTCCTTCAGCCAGGCCGGCACCCAGCCGATCACCGTGGCGCTCAACAACATCGTCAACTCCACCACCGGCGTGAAGGAATACAACGTCGACATGGCCGCCGCGATCATCGCCGCGCTGCCGACGCTCCTCGTCTACGTCGTCGCCGGGAAATACTTCATCCGCGGTCTCACGGCCGGTTCCGTAAAGGGCTGA
- a CDS encoding sugar phosphate isomerase/epimerase family protein, protein MKNPIGIISMQFTRPFTGKDLHYFQKAADLGFDFVELLVPEPEDDLSIADVKAAADDAGIFTVLAARVNPQRSIASEDAANRQGGLDYLKLCIDVAAELGGGVVGGPLYGEPMVFAGRPPVPRSDDEIAARAERTISGFAEVAPLAQSAGVTFAVEALNRFETDILNTTRQACEVVDAVDSPAFKLMLDTFHMNMEDRSIPDAIRMAGDRIVHFQANENHRGHPGTGHVNWPAVCRALAQVGYTGPISLEPFRRADDRVALPVAQWRAPREDESEKLMAGLGVIRNALALAEVDQ, encoded by the coding sequence TTGAAAAATCCCATCGGCATCATCTCAATGCAGTTCACCCGGCCCTTCACGGGCAAGGACCTGCACTACTTCCAGAAGGCGGCGGACCTCGGCTTCGACTTCGTCGAGCTGCTGGTGCCCGAACCCGAGGACGACCTCTCCATTGCCGACGTGAAGGCTGCCGCCGACGACGCGGGCATCTTCACGGTGCTGGCGGCGCGGGTGAATCCGCAGCGCTCGATCGCCTCGGAGGATGCGGCGAACCGTCAGGGCGGGCTCGACTATCTCAAGCTGTGCATCGACGTGGCGGCCGAGCTCGGCGGCGGCGTCGTGGGCGGGCCGCTCTACGGCGAACCCATGGTCTTTGCCGGCCGGCCGCCGGTGCCGCGCAGCGACGACGAGATCGCCGCCCGTGCAGAGCGCACCATCTCTGGCTTCGCCGAGGTCGCACCGCTGGCGCAATCCGCCGGGGTGACCTTTGCCGTCGAGGCGCTGAACCGCTTCGAGACCGACATCCTCAATACCACCCGGCAGGCCTGCGAGGTGGTCGACGCCGTCGACAGCCCCGCCTTCAAGCTGATGCTCGACACCTTCCACATGAACATGGAGGATCGGTCGATCCCCGACGCCATCCGCATGGCCGGCGACCGGATCGTGCATTTCCAGGCCAACGAGAACCATCGCGGCCACCCCGGCACCGGCCATGTCAACTGGCCCGCGGTCTGCCGCGCTCTGGCGCAGGTGGGCTACACCGGGCCGATCTCGCTCGAGCCCTTCCGCCGGGCCGACGACCGCGTGGCGCTGCCGGTCGCGCAATGGCGCGCCCCGCGCGAGGACGAAAGCGAGAAGCTCATGGCGGGCCTGGGCGTGATCCGAAACGCGCTGGCGCTTGCGGAGGTGGACCAATGA
- a CDS encoding carbohydrate ABC transporter permease, translating to MTDATMTHVPTRRDRRASLGRHVLPYAMLTPAVLVTLAIVFFPMVQTAWMSLHDYVLFRPNDFDWVGLDNFKAALQDEVFWISLKHTIIWMCTTIPAQLLLGLVTALLLNQEFPWRPLARALIIIPWALPSVVIALMWVWIYDSNYGIANEFLLRMGLIQQAVPWLADPDTALASIILTLTWQGFPFFAVMILAGLQSIPRSYYEAASIDGASTWRQFWHITLPGISGVMMTAVLLRMIWVANSFDVIFVMTGGGPGYATHTLPLYAFIKARTNLDFGYGSAIAVLFTLLLMVVVVFYLRRTGKAVS from the coding sequence ATGACGGACGCGACCATGACACATGTGCCCACGCGCCGCGACCGGCGCGCCTCTCTCGGCCGCCACGTGCTGCCCTACGCGATGCTCACGCCGGCGGTGCTCGTCACGCTCGCCATCGTGTTCTTCCCGATGGTCCAGACCGCGTGGATGAGCCTGCACGACTACGTGCTGTTCCGCCCCAACGACTTCGACTGGGTCGGCCTCGACAACTTCAAGGCGGCACTCCAGGACGAGGTGTTCTGGATCTCGCTCAAGCACACCATCATCTGGATGTGCACCACGATCCCGGCGCAGCTTCTGCTGGGGCTGGTCACGGCACTGCTGCTGAACCAGGAGTTCCCGTGGCGCCCGCTGGCCCGCGCGCTCATCATCATTCCCTGGGCGCTGCCCTCGGTGGTGATCGCGCTGATGTGGGTCTGGATCTACGACAGCAACTACGGCATCGCCAACGAGTTCCTGCTGCGCATGGGGCTCATCCAGCAGGCGGTTCCGTGGCTCGCCGACCCCGACACCGCGCTTGCCTCGATCATCCTCACGCTCACGTGGCAGGGCTTCCCGTTCTTCGCGGTGATGATCCTCGCCGGCCTCCAGTCGATCCCGCGCAGCTACTACGAGGCCGCCTCGATCGACGGCGCAAGCACGTGGCGGCAGTTCTGGCACATCACCCTGCCCGGCATCTCCGGCGTGATGATGACCGCCGTGCTGCTGCGGATGATCTGGGTCGCCAACAGCTTCGACGTGATCTTCGTGATGACCGGCGGCGGCCCCGGCTACGCCACCCACACGCTTCCGCTCTACGCCTTCATCAAGGCACGCACCAACCTCGACTTCGGCTACGGCTCGGCGATCGCGGTCCTGTTCACCCTGCTGCTGATGGTGGTCGTGGTGTTCTACCTGCGTCGCACCGGAAAGGCGGTGTCCTGA
- a CDS encoding ABC transporter substrate-binding protein yields MNFKTLTGLASALALTAGMASAESTVRFWYHFDNADNPMDELVASFEEANPDITVEAENIPWNSYYDQLYTAIIGGNAPDAAMVKMFAQPRLVEMGALQPIDDWLAEWDGADGLQDNLVNLTTGPDGKQYYLPVQYVVLYLYYRTDMFDELGLEVPKTCDDFREVAKALTRDTDGDGQTDVYGFGFRGAKGGHDHWATFTLGAEGVSLTDGLTSEAGVAGTQFVADLFQEDGVFPPSAPNDGFQEIIGAFKAGKTAMTIHHIGSANGMVEALGDKVSAAPVPECGGGHWTAFGDESTAVMSGAEDPEAAWKWISFLSSEGKNTMFNEATGQLPVVKADSESWSLHPQRFVKATVDSLPFAQMLPNSSATADFVNTAWPTNMQRVLTGDIAPAEMNQKIEELFAE; encoded by the coding sequence ATGAACTTCAAGACCCTGACCGGGCTCGCCTCAGCGCTGGCCCTGACGGCCGGCATGGCCAGCGCCGAAAGCACCGTGCGTTTCTGGTATCACTTCGACAACGCCGACAACCCGATGGACGAGCTTGTCGCCTCGTTCGAGGAGGCCAACCCGGACATCACCGTCGAGGCCGAGAACATCCCGTGGAACAGCTACTACGACCAACTCTACACCGCGATCATCGGCGGCAACGCGCCGGATGCGGCGATGGTCAAGATGTTCGCCCAGCCCCGCCTTGTCGAGATGGGCGCACTTCAGCCGATCGACGACTGGCTCGCGGAATGGGACGGCGCCGACGGGCTGCAGGACAACCTCGTCAACCTGACCACCGGCCCGGACGGCAAGCAATATTACCTTCCGGTGCAATACGTTGTGCTCTACCTCTACTATCGCACCGACATGTTCGACGAGCTCGGGCTCGAGGTGCCGAAGACCTGCGACGACTTCCGCGAGGTGGCGAAGGCGCTCACCCGTGACACCGACGGCGACGGCCAGACCGATGTCTACGGCTTCGGCTTCCGGGGCGCCAAGGGCGGCCACGACCACTGGGCGACCTTCACGCTCGGCGCCGAGGGCGTGTCGCTGACCGACGGGCTGACCTCCGAGGCGGGCGTCGCGGGCACGCAGTTCGTCGCCGACCTCTTCCAGGAGGACGGGGTCTTCCCGCCCTCGGCCCCCAACGACGGCTTCCAGGAGATCATCGGCGCCTTCAAGGCCGGCAAGACCGCGATGACCATTCACCACATCGGCTCGGCCAACGGCATGGTCGAGGCGCTCGGCGACAAGGTTTCGGCGGCGCCGGTGCCCGAGTGCGGCGGCGGTCACTGGACCGCCTTCGGCGACGAGAGCACCGCCGTCATGTCCGGCGCCGAGGACCCCGAGGCGGCGTGGAAGTGGATCAGCTTCCTCTCCTCCGAGGGCAAAAACACGATGTTCAACGAGGCGACCGGCCAACTGCCGGTGGTCAAGGCAGACAGCGAAAGCTGGTCGCTGCACCCGCAGCGCTTCGTGAAGGCGACGGTCGACAGCCTGCCCTTTGCACAGATGCTGCCCAACAGCTCGGCCACCGCGGATTTCGTCAACACCGCCTGGCCGACCAACATGCAGCGCGTGCTGACCGGTGACATCGCTCCCGCGGAGATGAACCAGAAGATCGAAGAACTCTTCGCCGAGTGA
- a CDS encoding ABC transporter ATP-binding protein, whose amino-acid sequence MAPILNIKNLDKAYGPVEILKDINVAIEPGDFLVLVGPSGCGKSTLLNCIAGLEPITGGSIEIGGRDMTNVSPKDRDIAMVFQSYALYPTMSVAKNITFGMKVRGVDQATQEQKLHEVAQQLQIEQYLNRRPSQLSGGQRQRVAIGRALVRDPKLFLFDEPLSNLDAKLRVEMRSEIKKLHHKLGATMVYVTHDQIEAMTLATKIVVLKGGVVQQIGSPSEIYNRPANLFVADFMGSPAMNLIPAKARRNGSGTRIEIDREGGAPVVLHDTHAGDLPEDIILGLRPEDIAEAGFRAGEDVQEAECLIDMVEPAGADTYVVSRLGGTSMTARLHAETSAHPGESMTLAFDLGKVSYFSPESGQRLN is encoded by the coding sequence ATGGCGCCTATCCTCAACATCAAGAACCTCGACAAGGCCTACGGTCCGGTCGAGATCCTGAAAGACATCAACGTGGCGATCGAGCCGGGCGACTTCCTCGTGCTCGTGGGGCCCTCGGGCTGCGGCAAGTCCACGCTGCTCAACTGCATCGCCGGGCTCGAGCCGATCACCGGCGGCAGCATTGAGATCGGGGGCCGCGACATGACCAACGTCAGCCCCAAGGACCGCGACATCGCCATGGTGTTCCAGTCCTACGCGCTCTACCCGACGATGTCGGTCGCCAAGAACATCACCTTCGGCATGAAGGTGCGCGGCGTCGACCAGGCCACGCAGGAGCAGAAGCTTCACGAGGTCGCGCAGCAGCTGCAGATCGAGCAATACCTGAACCGCCGCCCCAGCCAGCTTTCGGGCGGGCAGCGGCAGCGGGTGGCGATCGGCCGGGCGCTGGTGCGCGATCCCAAGCTCTTTCTCTTCGACGAGCCGCTGTCGAACCTCGACGCCAAGCTGCGCGTCGAGATGCGCTCGGAGATCAAGAAGCTGCACCACAAGCTCGGCGCGACGATGGTCTACGTCACCCACGACCAGATCGAGGCGATGACCCTCGCCACCAAGATCGTCGTGCTGAAGGGCGGCGTGGTGCAGCAGATCGGCTCGCCCTCCGAGATCTACAACCGGCCCGCGAACCTCTTCGTGGCCGATTTCATGGGCAGCCCGGCGATGAACCTCATCCCGGCCAAGGCCCGGCGCAACGGCAGCGGCACGCGCATCGAGATCGACCGCGAGGGCGGTGCGCCGGTGGTGCTGCACGACACCCACGCCGGCGACCTGCCCGAGGACATCATCCTCGGCCTGCGCCCCGAGGACATCGCCGAGGCGGGCTTCCGCGCCGGCGAGGACGTGCAGGAGGCCGAGTGCCTCATCGACATGGTCGAGCCCGCGGGCGCCGACACCTATGTCGTCTCGCGGCTCGGGGGGACCTCGATGACCGCGCGACTTCATGCCGAAACCAGCGCCCATCCCGGGGAATCGATGACGCTGGCTTTCGATCTGGGAAAAGTGAGCTACTTCTCCCCCGAGAGCGGTCAGAGATTGAACTGA
- a CDS encoding carbohydrate ABC transporter permease has translation MTAWLERYLPRMVLAPSFIAVLIFVYGFIGWTAWVSLTRSRLMPRYEIDGIIQYERLFASPRWDTAMNNLFIFGALFIGISMVLGLLLAIMLDQRIRVEGALRTIYLYPMALSMIVTGTAWKWIMNPGLGIQHMVRGWGYENFSFDWIVNPDFAIYAVVIAGVWQSSGFVMALFLAGLRSVDGEIIKAAQVDGIPTWRIYTAIIIPSMAPIFLSAFIVLAHLAIKAFDLVIALTGGGPGYATDLPATYMYAMAFSRGDLGQAASSAMVMMAVVFAIVVPYLYSELRAKHD, from the coding sequence ATGACTGCCTGGCTGGAACGCTACCTGCCCCGGATGGTGCTGGCGCCGTCCTTCATCGCCGTGCTGATCTTCGTCTACGGGTTCATCGGCTGGACCGCCTGGGTCTCGCTGACCCGCTCGCGGCTCATGCCGCGCTACGAGATCGACGGCATCATTCAATACGAACGGCTCTTCGCCTCGCCGCGCTGGGACACCGCGATGAACAACCTGTTCATCTTCGGTGCGCTCTTCATCGGCATCTCGATGGTGCTGGGCCTGCTGCTGGCGATCATGCTCGACCAGCGCATCCGCGTCGAAGGCGCGCTGCGGACGATCTACCTCTACCCCATGGCGCTGTCGATGATCGTCACCGGCACCGCGTGGAAATGGATCATGAACCCCGGTCTCGGCATCCAGCACATGGTGCGCGGCTGGGGCTACGAGAATTTCAGCTTCGACTGGATCGTGAACCCCGATTTCGCCATCTACGCGGTGGTGATCGCCGGCGTCTGGCAGAGCTCGGGCTTCGTGATGGCGCTGTTCCTCGCCGGCCTGCGGTCGGTCGACGGCGAGATCATCAAGGCCGCGCAGGTCGACGGCATCCCGACGTGGCGGATCTATACCGCGATCATCATTCCCTCGATGGCGCCGATCTTCCTGTCGGCCTTCATCGTGCTCGCGCACCTCGCCATCAAGGCCTTCGACCTCGTCATCGCGCTGACCGGAGGCGGCCCCGGCTACGCCACCGACCTGCCCGCCACCTACATGTACGCGATGGCCTTCTCGCGCGGCGACCTCGGCCAGGCGGCAAGCTCGGCCATGGTGATGATGGCCGTCGTCTTCGCCATCGTCGTTCCCTATCTCTACTCCGAACTGAGGGCGAAACATGACTGA
- a CDS encoding alpha/beta hydrolase has translation MSRPSDSMRTVLDRLAQEDAGLADPTLMPPQHARALSEMTNHRWNLDLPEMAEARTVIHAGMPARWVVPKNDRGTDAILHVHGGGWALCSAMTHEGAARRMAEACACPVLTFDYRLAPDHPFPAGLSDVLSAWRARDPARRWSIGGDSAGANLSLAAMLALIEAGDPLPAAGLLFYGVYGADFDSDSYIRNADGPGLSRAKMMRYWDWYAPETKRGNPLVAPLAAEDAALAALPPLYLNAAELDPLLSDTERLVARLRALGRNDAYDLVPGVVHGFMQMGLALPEARDAFARSGEVFRQITA, from the coding sequence ATGAGCCGGCCGAGCGACAGCATGCGCACGGTGCTCGACCGGCTGGCGCAGGAGGATGCCGGGCTCGCCGATCCGACACTGATGCCGCCGCAGCACGCCCGCGCCCTTTCCGAGATGACCAACCACCGCTGGAACCTCGACCTGCCCGAGATGGCCGAGGCGCGCACCGTCATCCATGCCGGGATGCCCGCCCGCTGGGTGGTGCCGAAAAACGATCGCGGCACCGACGCCATCCTGCACGTGCACGGCGGCGGCTGGGCGCTCTGCTCGGCGATGACCCACGAGGGCGCCGCGCGCCGCATGGCCGAGGCCTGCGCCTGCCCGGTCCTGACCTTCGACTATCGGCTCGCGCCCGACCACCCTTTTCCCGCCGGCCTCTCCGACGTGCTGTCGGCGTGGCGTGCCCGCGACCCCGCGCGGCGCTGGAGCATCGGCGGTGACAGCGCGGGGGCCAACCTCTCGCTCGCCGCGATGCTGGCCCTGATCGAGGCCGGAGACCCCCTGCCCGCGGCGGGCCTGCTGTTCTACGGCGTCTACGGCGCGGACTTCGACAGCGACAGCTACATCCGCAACGCCGACGGCCCCGGCCTGAGCCGGGCGAAGATGATGCGCTACTGGGACTGGTATGCGCCCGAGACCAAGCGCGGCAACCCGCTGGTCGCCCCGCTCGCCGCCGAGGATGCGGCGCTCGCGGCGCTGCCGCCCCTCTACCTGAACGCGGCCGAGCTCGATCCGCTGCTTTCGGACACCGAACGCCTTGTCGCGCGGCTGCGCGCGCTTGGCCGCAACGATGCCTACGACCTCGTGCCGGGTGTCGTTCACGGCTTCATGCAGATGGGCCTCGCCCTGCCGGAGGCGCGCGACGCCTTCGCCAGATCCGGCGAGGTCTTTCGACAGATCACCGCCTGA
- a CDS encoding ABC transporter ATP-binding protein, protein MAEIRLNGIVKDYGAVRAIHGVDLHVNDGEFVAFVGPSGCGKSTMLRMIAGLEEITGGTLDIGGRVVNDVEPKGRDVAMVFQDYALYPHMTIRENIGFGLKMRGFPASDIAPRVEEAAGILQIGDYLDRKPGQLSGGQRQRVAMGRAIVREPSVFLFDEPLSNLDAKLRVEMRTQIKRLHAMLGTTTIYVTHDQTEAMTLADKVVVLRGGHIVQEGPPMELYDRPNSRFVGEFIGSPQMNIFSGTLDRSGGTPVLRSGEVSLPLGEVEARDGAKLDVGIRPEHLDRAPDGQGMVRPVVDVIEPLGSDTMAICRLGEQEVTARLDPRAPLSAGQQIALSYDPANLHYFDGESGGRLSVRVLEAA, encoded by the coding sequence ATGGCTGAGATCCGGCTGAACGGAATCGTGAAGGACTACGGCGCGGTGCGCGCGATCCACGGGGTGGATCTGCACGTGAACGACGGGGAGTTCGTGGCCTTCGTCGGGCCGTCGGGCTGCGGAAAGTCGACCATGCTGCGGATGATCGCGGGGCTCGAGGAGATCACCGGCGGCACGCTCGACATCGGCGGGCGCGTCGTGAACGACGTCGAGCCCAAGGGCCGCGACGTGGCGATGGTCTTCCAGGATTACGCGCTCTATCCGCACATGACGATCCGCGAGAACATCGGCTTCGGGCTGAAGATGCGCGGCTTCCCGGCCTCGGACATCGCGCCCCGCGTCGAGGAGGCGGCAGGCATCCTGCAGATCGGCGACTACCTCGACCGCAAGCCGGGGCAGCTTTCGGGCGGCCAGCGCCAGCGTGTCGCGATGGGGCGCGCCATCGTGCGCGAACCCTCGGTGTTCCTGTTCGACGAACCGCTGTCCAACCTCGATGCCAAGCTGCGCGTCGAGATGCGGACCCAGATCAAGCGGCTGCACGCGATGCTGGGCACCACGACGATCTACGTCACCCACGACCAGACCGAGGCGATGACGCTTGCCGACAAGGTCGTGGTCCTGCGCGGCGGCCACATCGTGCAGGAGGGCCCGCCGATGGAGCTTTACGACCGGCCCAATTCGCGCTTCGTGGGCGAGTTCATCGGCTCGCCGCAGATGAACATCTTTTCGGGCACGCTCGACCGTTCGGGTGGCACCCCGGTCCTGCGCAGTGGCGAGGTCTCCTTGCCGCTGGGCGAGGTCGAGGCCCGCGACGGCGCCAAGCTCGATGTCGGTATCCGCCCCGAGCATCTCGATCGTGCGCCGGACGGGCAGGGGATGGTGCGGCCGGTGGTCGACGTGATCGAGCCGCTGGGCTCGGACACGATGGCGATCTGCCGGCTGGGCGAGCAGGAAGTCACGGCGCGGCTCGATCCGCGTGCGCCGCTCTCGGCAGGCCAGCAGATCGCGCTGAGCTACGATCCGGCGAACCTGCACTACTTCGACGGCGAAAGCGGCGGTCGGCTGTCGGTGCGGGTGCTGGAAGCGGCCTGA